A window of Acidobacteriota bacterium genomic DNA:
ATAGCGGCAGTCCGGCTGGTGTCCGGTACCGGAATGACCACCTCGATGTCGTGGTCCGGCCACTCGCGAAGAATCTTCTGGGCCAGCCGTTCGCCCATCCGCAAGCGCGCCTTGTAGACCGAAATGTCATCCAACAGCGAGTCGGGCCGGGCGAAGTAGACGAACTCGAAGATGCACGGGGTGTGGGCCTTGCGCTCGGCGCACTGCTGCTTGCGGAGGTTGCCTTCCATGTCGATGAAGACGGCCTCGCCAGGTGCCACATCGGCGACCAAATCGAATCCGAGCACATCCAACGCCACACTCTCGGACGCGATGGCCCACTCTTCACCACCACCGCGTCGACGCACGCCGTAGACCAGGGGGCGGATACCGTGCGGGTCGCGAATCCCGATCACGCCTCGGCCCGGCACCAGCCCGATGGTGGCATAGCCCCCGGTGCAGCGCCGGTGGACCGCCGCCACGGCGCGAAAGAGCTGCTCCGCACGAAGCTCGAGGGACGCCTGGATCTGCAGCTCATGGGCCAGCACGTTGAGCAAGACCTCCGAATCCGACTCCGTGTTGATGTGGCGACGGTCGGACAGGAAGACCTCCCGCTTGAGCTGACGAGAGTTGGTCAGGTTGCCGTTGTGGGCCAGGGCCAAGCCGAACGGGGAGTTGACGTAGAGCGGCTGGGCTTCCTCCGACGAATCGCAACCGGCCGTGGGGTAACGCACGTGGCCGATACCGGCCGTGCCGCGGGACATTCGCTGGACGTGCTTGCTGCGAAAGACGTCGCGCACCAGGCCATTGTTCTTGTGCAGCTGCAACTTGCCGTCGGCATCGCTGACGGCCATGCCGGCGGCGTCCTGACCGCGGTGCTGAAGGACGGTGAGCCCCTCATAAATTTCCATCACAACAGGCTGCTGGGCAACGATACCGATCAGGCCACACATGGATTGTCTCTCGCGTGGTTCAAAGTCCAGGCTGAAGGCTACCTCTTCTCAGGGCCCGGGTGAAGCCCGCGTTGTCGCACGAGCATCCGAGCCGAGGAAGGCGAGCCGCTCCGATCAGGTCCCCAGGTGCCACCCACCTATCTAAGTCACTCACTGTCAGCACTTTGCATCTATGCCTCTCCCACTGTGACCAAGAAACTTCCAATGCCGTGCCGCGTTGCCCCTCACTTGATACGAATCCGTTTCACCAGCCACCCTCGGCTGCTCTAAGTCGGCAGGAGCGCCCGCAATGCCAGTCGAGCCTGAGGCCTGACCAGATCTGGCTCCTCTCCCGAGGCCATCTGGACCAAGATCGTGGTCAGTTGGGTATCGAGGTAGCGGGCGGCAAACTCGGGCGAGCGGTCTGGATCGGCTTCGCCACGAGCGAGCGCGCGACGGTAGCCATCTTCGAAGGCGGCACGTCTTTCCTCGACGATCGTTGAGACCCGTGCCGCCGTCGCCGGGCCCAGACGTGCCTGTGACAGCCGCATGGCGGTGAACAAGCAGCCCGCCGGCGTGTCGCGATCGACGGTCGTTACGAGGACCAGTTGATCCAAGGTCTGTTCGAAAGGCAGATCGGCGGCCACCACCGCAAGCAGGGGCAAGACGAAGCGCTGCCGATATTCGAGCAACGCGGCCTCCATCAATCCGTCTTCGCCTCCGAACTCGCGATAGAGGGCCGGCTTGGAAATGCTGGCACGTCGGCAGAGCTGGTTGAGGGAGACGGCAAACAAGCCATCTCGCCAGTAGCTCTCCATGGCGAGCTCAATCGCACGCTCCCGGTTCACCGTCTTGGGACGTCCGCGCCGACGTTTCACCTGGCTCCCCATCATTTTCATTCCAATCGGTCCATTATCCCTTGACGCCAAGGATAGCCTACGTTATAAATTTTGTACCGAACGGTACTTAATCCAATTTCGCGAAGCTCAGAAGGAGGAACCCCATGCTCGCAGGACACTTCACCACTGCGCTCGCCGCTCAGCAGCAGGCCCCGCGCGGCCATCTTGCCTACTACCTGGTCGCATCCCAGCTACCGGACATGCTCTGGCTGGTCTTCCACTACCTCGGCCTCGAGCCCACCGAACCGCACAACGTGATGAATGTCAGCCTCGACAATCTGCAAGTGGTCATGACCTACAGCCATGACCTTCTGCCCATCCTGGGCTGGATCGCGCTGACAACCCTCGCGGGCTGGCTGCTCTTTCGTTCCTGGCGGCCCGCTTTGACCGGCGGAATGCTGATCATCGTGCACGCCGTCACCGACTACATCGGCGGCTTTCCGCACAACCTCTTCGGACCGGACACTCACTCGGTAGGCACCGGGCTCTACTACACCTACCCCTACCTCGCCGTCGCGCTCGAAGCAGTCTTCACCGTCGCTGTCATGGCTTGGGTTCTTCGGACCGACGCCCGGGCCGGAATCCGCCGTCATCGGACGACCTGGGCGGCATGGCTCGCAGTGTTTGGTGGTGGCGTCGCATTCATGTTCCTATCCGCCGACCTGTCGCTGATCGAGCTCACCGGAATGAACCCACTCCCGGCCCTCGCCGGATCGACGATCCCTGCCATGTTCTTCATCTACGGATTGATGTTCGCCGTTTTGCTCTGGGCCGACCGCCAGCCGACGTCCAGAACGGATCAGCCGGCCAGGTCGTAAGCCGCGCGCAAGAAAGTGCCACCCGACTAGATAAGTCTTTTGCAATCAAAATTTTGCGATTCTGAAAGCCAAAGTTCACTCAAGAGACGAAAGGATCCGGGGGTCGTTTCGCGTCCTTCTGGGTATGCCACGCTCGATTCTCTACGTCCCGCCGGAAGGCGGCATGTTCCTCGTCACCACCCGAACCATCCAAGGCCGTTTCCTCCTGCGACCGAGCAAGGCTCTCAACGCTCTCGCCGTGGGGGTCATCGCCCGGGCCCAAAGGCGCTACGGCGTCGAAATCCACGCCATCGTGGTCCTCTCCAACCACTATCACCTCCTGCTCTCAGTCGGGAGCGCCTGGCAGCTCGCCTCGTTCATGAACTTCGTCAACGGCAATCTCGCGAGGGAGGCGGGTCGCCTCTATGGTTGGAGAGATCGATTTTGGAGCCGTCGCTACCAGGCGACCCTGGTTAGCCAGGAGCCGCAGGCGCAGATCGACCGCCTCCGGTACATCCTCGCTCACGGTTCCAAGGAAGGTCTCGTCACGAAGCCCGGCGAATGGCCCGGCGTCCAATGCGCCCGAGCTCTATCCTCGGGAGAACCTCTCGAAGGCCACTGGATCAACCGAACCAGGTGGTTCCAAGCCCGAACGACGGAAGCCTCGGAGTCGGACTTCGCAGAGCGCGAGACCCTTGAGCTGACGCCCCTACCCTGCTGGGATCACCTTTCAGAGCATGCGCAGCTCGAGAGAGTTCGCGACCTTCTCGACGCAATTGAAACGGAGTTCATGCCAGTTGGCTCGTCCAGACGCAAGCCCCTGGGAACAAAGAGAATCCTCCGGCAGCATCCTCATCAACGCCCCCGGCACTCCAAGCGTTCTCCGGCACCGCGGTTTCATTGCTTCACCCGCGAGATGCGCAGAATCTTGTCCGACGCGTATCGATCCTTCCTACTCGCCTACCGAAGCGCCGCCCAGCGACTCAGGCTCGGACATCGAGACGTTGAGTTCCCGGCAGGCTGCTATCCACCGGCCCTACCCTTCGTCCAGCTGGAGCCGAGACCCGGATGAAGAGAAGCCGATCGTTCGGCCTGGCTCTGATCCACAACCGAAACCCTCCGAGGGCGCGAGCCATCGATGGCCCTCAAGTAGCTCGCCCCGAGCAGTCTTAGCCCGGCAACTTCCCGGCAGATCTTCCTCGGTTCTCTAAGGCGAATCTCAGTCCTCTCCGCGCCGGTTCGGATTCCCTCGACCGAAGACCGAGGACCACCATGGCGCCGCCAGGGCACCTTTGCGCCTGCCGATGAGAGTGGGTGGCGCTTCTGTGTCGGCGGCACCTGTGACCCTTCGATGACAAGAGGGTGGCACCTTTGTGCTGTGCCATTGGCACCTGTGTGCCGCGCACCTGTGTGCCTTCGGCACCTTCGTGCCGCACAAGAGGGTGGCACCTGTGTGCCAGCAACTGCGTGCTGCCATTGATGAGAAGAGGGTGGCACCTGTGCGCCATTGCACCTATGCGCTATTGGCACCGATGAGAAGAGGGTGGCACCTATGTTCCGGCAGCACCTGCGTACCAGCAGCACCTGCGTGCTGCCATTGATGAGAAGAGGGTGGCACCTGTGTGCCATTGCACCTGTGTGCTATTAGCACCGATGAGAAGAGGGTGGCACCTGTGTGCCGTTCCGGGGGGATCGTGCGCATGGCTGATTAGGACGGCTTCTGGTCGGCTATGCGCCTATCGGGAGCAGTCCTTCACGAATTCAGGATCTACGACCCAGAGGACAGCTCCCATGGCGCCAATTCGCGATCTCTTGACCTCCCTCTTTCGGACCGATGGGTCCGCTTCTGATGTTTCGTCGCAGCGCTGCGACTTCGGTTCGACTCGGACTGCGAGCCGCCGACGGGCGACGACAGGCCGCTGCATCGCCCCGCTGTTCCTCGCGATCCTGGCTCTCCTGCTGATCGCCACCGGTCCCGCCTGGGCGGCCACCATCACGGTCACCAGCGTCCTCGACAACGAGATCGCGGGCGATGGCTCCTGCACCCTCCGCGAGGCCCTGAACAACGCCAACGGCAACAACAACACGACCAGCGGCGACTGCACCACCGGCTCGGGTACGGACACGATCGCCTTCAACATCCCCGGCAGTGGGCCGCATGAGATCGCGCTCTCCGCCACGCTGGAAATCACCGACCCGGTGATCCTCGACGGCACCACCCAACCGGGCAATACCGGAGCCTGCACGACCCCGATCCCCGATCGGCCCGACTACGTTCTATCGCTGCTCGGGCTAGGGGTCACCGGCACCGGCACCGAGAACGCCTTACGCCTCAGCGCCGACGACTCGACGATTCGCGGATTGAACTTTCAGGGCTTCGGATTCGCGAGCCTCACCCTCAGGGGCGACAACAACCTCATCGAGTGCAACTTCATCGGCCCTTCCGCCGACGGCATGTCGCAGCCGGGGGTCTTCGATGGCGGCGCTTGGGCCATCGCGCTCCAGCTGGGAGCGTCGAACAACACCATTCAGGACAACCTGATCTCGGGTAACGGAGTCGGCGTTCGCTTCCAGTTCAACCACTCGGGCAACCAGGTCATTCGCAACTTCATCGGTACCAACCGTGCCGGCACGGGAGCCATCCCGAACAACACCGGAGTGCAGGCCAATGGCGTCAACGAGATCGGACGCGCCAACAATGGCAACCTGATTTCCGGCAACAACAACGTCGGCATCATCCTCAACGGCACCGGCACAACTGTTCGGGCCAACCTGATCGGCACGGACTTGACCGGCACCTTCGCCGTCCCGAACGGTGCCGGCGTCAACTTTGGCGGCGCGGGCGACGGCAATTTTGTCGGTGGCGGTGGTGCCGCCGACAGCACCCGCAACGTGATCTCCGGCAACACCGGCGTGGGCGTCACCGTCAGCGGCGACGACAACGAGGTGGTGGGCAACTACATCGGCACCGACAGCACCGGGACGTTCGCCGTGCCCAACGGCAGTCACGGCGTGGCGGTCACCGGCGCAGACAACTCCATCGGATTCGGGGGCTGCAACAACGGCAACTTGATCTCGGGCAACCTTGGCGACGGCGTCAACGTGACCGGCGGCGGCGCCGACGACACCGACATTCACTGCAACTCCATCGGAACCAATGCCGAGGAGACCGCCGCGATTCCGAACGGCGGCAACGGAATCACGATCTTCCTCGATGGTGGCGGTGCCACCGAGCTCGAGAACGTTGATATCGGCAACCGCAGAAACACGTTCAGCAACGTCATCGGCGGCAACGTCGGGCACGGCATCCACGTCACCGACGAAAACAGCGTTCGGTCGACCCGTGTCGTCATTCTCGGCAACTACATCGGCACCGACCGCAGCGAAACCTACGATCTCGGCAACGGCCTCGACGGGGTCTATTTCGGCAACAACATCGACAACTCGCGGATCGGTCAGTTTCAGTTCGACGGCCCGACCTTCTCCAACACGATCGCCTACAACGACGGCAACGGCGTCACCATTGCCGGCGGCACGAGTCAGGGCAACAACATCGAGCATAATTTCATCTTCGAGAACGGTGGCATCGGCATCGACCTCGCGGACGACGGAGTGACGCCGAACGACAGCAATGACAACGATGGCGGCCCTAATCGGCGGCAGAACTTTCCCGATTTGGTGAGCGCCACCCTCGACTGCTCCGACGCGCTGACCGTCCGCTACAGCCTGTCCTCGAGTGCTGCGGTTTCAGGCGCCAACCACATTCTCGAGTTCTTCCTCGCGGATGCGGATGGCGAAGAGGGCGCGGCGCTCCTGCGCCGGGCCAACTACTCGAACTTCCCGAACACCATCTCGGCCACCCTGGGCACCGGCGCCGACCTCGGCGTCCGCTTCGGTGACCAGCTGGTCGCCACCGCCAAGAGCAACCAGGGCGACACCTCCGAGTTTTCGGCTGCCATCGCGGTCGGCACGAGCTGCGCGTTCGACGTCACCAACACCAACGACGCGGGCGCGGGGTCTTTGCGCCAGGCCAT
This region includes:
- the purF gene encoding amidophosphoribosyltransferase translates to MCGLIGIVAQQPVVMEIYEGLTVLQHRGQDAAGMAVSDADGKLQLHKNNGLVRDVFRSKHVQRMSRGTAGIGHVRYPTAGCDSSEEAQPLYVNSPFGLALAHNGNLTNSRQLKREVFLSDRRHINTESDSEVLLNVLAHELQIQASLELRAEQLFRAVAAVHRRCTGGYATIGLVPGRGVIGIRDPHGIRPLVYGVRRRGGGEEWAIASESVALDVLGFDLVADVAPGEAVFIDMEGNLRKQQCAERKAHTPCIFEFVYFARPDSLLDDISVYKARLRMGERLAQKILREWPDHDIEVVIPVPDTSRTAAIPLAHALGVKHREGLIKNRYIGRTFIMPGQGERQRSVRRKLNPVPLEFKDKNVLLIDDSIVRGTTSKQLIQMARDAGARKVYLASAAPPVRHPNVYGIDMPAANELVGYGRDIEQIQAELGCDKLIYQELDDLIAACSEGNPHIDAFDTSCFSGEYVTDVDDGYLRELEVARSDQEKAARATQEAT
- a CDS encoding TetR/AcrR family transcriptional regulator, encoding MKRRRGRPKTVNRERAIELAMESYWRDGLFAVSLNQLCRRASISKPALYREFGGEDGLMEAALLEYRQRFVLPLLAVVAADLPFEQTLDQLVLVTTVDRDTPAGCLFTAMRLSQARLGPATAARVSTIVEERRAAFEDGYRRALARGEADPDRSPEFAARYLDTQLTTILVQMASGEEPDLVRPQARLALRALLPT